In Paenibacillus xylanilyticus, the genomic window GTAGAGAGACGATTAATCGGCTCATCAAATGTGTTTTTTTTCATCATTAGGTTCCCCCTTCTAATCCGTTCATTCGACCACAATCGACAGATAATTATCTAATAAATTCGTTATTTTCGCAACTTTTTGACCTGCTTCCAAACCCCTTACGGTATGGTCCAAATTCCTTGGGTTTATTCAACTGAGCATGTACTTCAATGGGGATCTATGTAGTCTGTCTTCTGATCTCTTTCAACTCTAACTCTTGCAACTAAACCTGCTGTTTGGCTAAAACGTTTAGTTCAACAAATAAAAAAACCATCGCAGCGCCATCTTCCCGATGACTTCCTTCCTGCGATGGTTGTATCTCTACTTGGCTTGTCCCATGGAAAAAAATAATTACAAGTGCTCGTTGAACCATCCGGCTATGTGCTCAAGACGTCTCACTCTCAGATGCGGGTGACCGCCTCTGGAAAGTTCATGATTAGCCCCAGGGAAACGAACGAGACGGGTCGTTTGTCTGCGGCGCTTCAGGGCAATGTACAATTGCTCAGCTTGTTCAATCGGACACCGAAGGTCCTGTTCACCATGCAGGATCAGCAGAGGTGTTTTTACATTCCCTACATAAGCCAGAGGGGAGTGCTTCCATAACAGTTCCGTATCCTCCCACGCGTTGCCGCCAATCTGATCTTCGGTGAAAAAATATCCGATGTCGCTGACACCGTAAAAAGAGAGCCAGTTAGAGATGGACCGCTGCGTGACGGCTGCCTTGAACCGGTCAGTATGTCCAACAATCCAGTTGGTCATGAAGCCCCCATAGCTGCCTCCGGTAACGCCCAAGCGGGTTTCATCAATAAACTCATAGGTGGACAAGGCATAATCAACGGTCTCCATAAGGTCGCGGTAATCGCCACCGCCGTAGTCACCACGACAGGCATTCACGAACTGCTGCCCATAACCCAATCCACCACGCGGGTTGGTATAGACGACTGCGTAGCCCTGCGCAGCAAGCATCTGGAATTCATGCATAAAGGTAAAGCCATACATCATGTGAGGACCGCCGTGAATCTCAAGAATGGTTGGGATTTTGACACCGTCTACCATGCCGATTGGTTTCATGATCCATCCCTGCAGCTGAAGCCCATCCGAGGTATCAAACCAGAACATTTCCGGTACACTGAGCCGGATCTCTCCTTCCAGCTGGGGATTACTGCGAGTCAGCTGGATGGACTCGGCTCCGTGATCATCCGGATGGGGATACCAAAAGAGGTCTCCTGGGCTTTGCGTGTCGGCAGCAGCTGCTACAATGTCACCATTCTCCAGTTCTGCAAACTGATAAAACTCTTTCTCCGCAGGCAGTATATACTCCGCTTGACTGCCATCCAGTGCAACACGTGCGATTCGAACGCTGCCATGAACGGTAGCCAGACAGAGAATGGAAGAGCCGTCCCTAGTGAATAATGGCCCCGTTGTTGTCAGGTGGGCACGCATATCTCCAACGATACTATGATTCATCTGTACGTCCCAGTCACGGGTCAGGCACAGAGGCTGACCGCCCGAGATCGGAAGTGTATAGAGCTTCACCAGAGTAGCATTTCCGTACGAGCGGTCACTGGCAAGCAGGGCGAGGGATTGTCCATCCGGTGCATATGTCAATCGGCTGAAGGTGAGCCCTTCCGGAGTCAGCTGCGTTATGTCAGACCCATCTGGATTTGCGCGGTACACATGGTTGGTCAGTGCAAAATCGTTATGCTCCTCGCCTGCTTCCGGCAGCTGGGCAATCCAGGCAATGGACGTTCCGTCAGGTGACCATGCATAATCACCGACGTCGAAATGACCGGAGGTAACGGGAGTGGCTTCACCGCCGTCAACCGAGATGTGGAAGAGGTGAGAGCGTCTGCCATTCCACAATCCTCCGCCGTCGGATTTCATGCGAATTCGGTCAACAACAAGTTCTTGCGGCAGTTTGTTGTCTGTATTGGATTCTTCTTCTGCTTCACTGTGCATATCAACAGAGGATTTCACAAGTAATGTCTGGCCATCCGGAGACCAGATGAGGGAACTTGCTCCATGCTTCAACTGGCTGACTTGTCGTGCTTCTCCGCCATCTGCGGCGATGATCCAGACTTGTGTTTTTCCCTCATGCTCCCGTAAAAAGGCAAGCTGTGACCCGTCCGGCGACCAGGAGGGCGAGTGATCCTTGTCACCGGAGGTAAATCCTCTGTCCTTCTGACTCTTCAGATGCAGGAGTCTCAGGTGAGAAGAGTAACCGTCCCGGTTGTCATTTGTCTTCCGACTTACATATACCAGCTGTTCGCCTCCAGGAGACGGGGTTGGATCGTTCACCCATGTAATCTGATAGAGATCTTCCGATGTGATGCCACGCAGACTGTTCATTGATTATCCTCCCACCTTGATTTCGGTAATGTAATTTCCTAACCTTTCCATTTATATTAAAGGAAAGCAGTGGGGAGGACAACATGCTTCTGCACGAATGGAGATCGTTGCTTGGCTTATATCTTAACCAGGAGGAATTGCTGAATGTATGGCGAATCCTAATGGTGGAATTGTCATGAACACGATGGATCAGGGCTGGATTTTCCTGTTTGAAGTTGGTTTGTTTTGGTTAATAACCTATGTGTTTTTTGTCTGTTAACGTTTCTAATCTGATATAGAAGATATAAGCATTGCCTATTTCGTTCAAATTAAAGGAGGAGCACGAGATTGTCGACATCCTATGAACAACAGCATGTGGAATATCCGAGCCGTAAACGAATGGGATGGCTTGCGGCCGGAGCTGCACTTTTTGTGGCCGCCGGATTTTTTTTGATGTTCAGCGATTCTTCTGATACAGGGGATTCTGTAATTTCCGCGGTTGTAGGCCTGGTTTCCGTCCTGTTTTTTGGACTCTGTCTTGCATACAGCTTGGTGAAGATGATCAAGAAGGAACCTTCATTTGTCGTCAATGAGCAAGGATTCGTGGATGCCTCCTCGTATACCTCGGGAGGCTTCATTCCTTGGAAAGATGTAGAGAACATTTTCATGTATGAGTTAATGGGGCAGTCGATGATCGGTGTTAAACTCAAGGATGAGCAAGCCTTCCTGGATCGTCAGACCGGTGTGAAGCGCAAGCTGATGACCGTGAATACACAGATGGTAGATGCTACGGTGAGTATAGCCCAGAGCAGTCTGTCGTTGCCGCTGGAACAGCTGTATATCATGATGGTGGGACGATGGAAGCGTGCGAGTGAAATATACAAGCCAGGCCAGCACGACAAACTATGATTTCAAAATACCTCATAAGAATAGGAGGAATGCAAAATGGCAACACATGGAGCGAAGAACCGTACCGTTCTGCTTCCTGACGGTACATCCCTGCCTGCTATAGGGCAGGGTACCTGGTACATGGGAGAAGACCGTTCAGCCCGTGCGCAGGAGGTAAGAGCATTGCGTAACGGGATTGAACTTGGCATGACAGTGATTGATACCGCAGAGATGTATGCTGAGGGCGGGGCGGAAGAAGTCACCGGAGAAGCGATAGCGGAATGCCGGGATGAAGTTTTTCTGGTCTCCAAGGTTTATCCGCATCATGCAGATCGCAAACAGATGGTCACAGCCTGTGAGAACAGTCTCCGGCGTCTGGGTACAGACCGATTGGATCTATATCTGCTGCATTGGCGGGGAAGCGTACCGCTGCAAGAGACGGTTCAAGCATTGGAAGACTTGAAACATGCGGGTAAAATCTTGCGCTGGGGCGTGTCCAATCTGGACACGGAGGATATGCAGGAGCTGTGGGATATTCCGGCTGGCCAGCATTGTGCCGTGAATCAGGTATTGTATCATGCGGCATCGCGCGGCATTGAAAGGGATCTCCTGCCCTGGCTCCGGGAAAGGAATGTTCCCGTAATGGCGTACTGCCCGCTCGCTCAGGGAGGCAGGCTGCGCACCCAGCTGCTGGAGCATCCGGTCATACGAAGTATTGCTGCTGAACGTGGAGTGACCGCATCACAGATCGCATTGTCCTGGGTTATCCGGGATGGCGATGTGCTTGCGATTCCCAAAGCAGTACAGTTGTCTCATGTGGCAGAGAATGCCGCAGCCATGGATATCGTTTTAACAAACGAAGAAGTAGAACGGTTAAATGAAGCCTTCCCGGCACCAGCAGGTAAAGTTCCTCTGGATATTGTATAAATGGGCGCAGTGCACCAGCTGATTAGCTTGGTTGAGTAGAGAGCAGATCGTATATGATCTGCTCTTTTTTTATTTTAGCCCATAGTCATAGGACATCCTTGTGGGATTTCTGCATAAGGTTAGAAATAAATAGGCTTTACAACAACATAGCACTAGTGTACTATGTAACTAACACACCAGTACAGAGAGGAGCGAGTGCTTTGTGGCTATGGAATTCGATAACAACTTACCTATATACCTGCAGATTATGCAGTACATCAAGAAGCAGATTGTGACAGGCACACTGAAGGCAGGCGATAAGATTCCTTCGGTCCGGGAATTGGCGGCTGAGCTGCAGATTAATCCCAATACAGTACAGCGGACATTTCAGGAATTGGAGCGGGAAGAAGTGGTCGAAACGAAACGGGGGCTGGGCAGATATGTCACAAGTGAGGAGTCGAAAATAATGACGATCAAAAAAGAAATGGCGGGAGAACTGCTGGAGCGTTTTTTGACAGGCATGCAGGAACTCGGGATTGAAGAGCAGGATATTGTTACCATTGTTGCGGACGCGGTCGCTGGAGGTCAGTTATCACAGCACAGTCATGAACAGGGGAAGGGAGGGGCAGGGCATGAGTAACGTCCTTGAATTGAATCACATTAGTAAAATGTACGGCGGCAAGCGGGCACTAAGCGATGTCACGCTTACGGTTGCGCCAGGCAGGATTGTTGGGCTGCTTGGCAGTAACGGCAGCGGCAAGAGTACCCTGATGAAGCTTGCTGCCGGATTGCTGCATCCTTCAAGTGGTACCATTCAGATCACGGGTAAACCGGTTGGGCTTGAGACCAAGTCGCTCGTTTCCTTCATGCCGGATCGCCCCTTGACCGAGAAATGGATGAAGGTTCGTGATGCCATTGCATACTACCGGGATTTCTATGCTGATTTTGATGAGGCGAAGGCCAGGGAAATGCTTGATTTCATGAAGCTCGCCGAGGGTGACAAGGTAAGGCATTTATCCAAGGGCATGAATGAAAGACTTCAACTAACACTGGCACTTTCCCGCAAGGCTCGTCTGTATTTGCTGGATGAACCGATCGGCGGTGTTGACCCCGTTGCCCGCGGCAAAATTCTCGATGCCATCGTAAAATTCTATGACGAACACAGCAGTCTGATAATTTCGACACATCTGGTGACCGATATAGAACGGATCTTTGATGAAGTCATTTTCATCCGTGAGGGAGAGAAAGTGATGCAGGAAGAGGTTGAGACGCTTCGTGTGAAATACGGTAAGAGTGTGGATGAGATGTTCAAGGAGGTGTATGCGGAATGATGACATTGTTGAAATATGATTTTAGAAGAAACTGGAATCTCTTATTGGCAGGGCTGGTGGTATTGATCATCGTTCAGACCGGTCTGGCATTGTTCATGTCCGAGGTGGCAGGGCTAGTTATTGGTATTATTGCTTATGCGGGGGCAGGGGTAGCCATCTATGTGAGAATGATTAAGACATACTGGTCCAACATCCGTGCGTACAATCGTCGTCTCGTACCCGTAACAGGGCTGTCTCACCTATTGTCTCCGCTACTATTTGGTACACTGTGTGGGCTGGGGCTAACAGCAGTTGCCTTCATTCATTACCTCCTCTACGTTGCCACGAATGCAAGAATGCACTTTCTCAGCTACATCCATCTTTCGGGTATCCATCTTTCAGACTGGCTTACTCTGCTGTTGTTTCTTTGGTGGGTTGCCATCTTTATGACCATCATCATTTTTCTCTCCATATCCATTGGAGGCAGCTTCAGGTGGAAAGCAGGCCCGTGGATTAGTATCGTCTCATTCTTCGTGCTGACCAATCTAATCAGTTGGCTGGAGAATGTCATTCTTGCTGGTCGCTTCAGCCCGAATGAGTTGTTTCAGTTTACTGAAGAGAGTACAGGGATCACACTTACAGCGAATGGAGTTTTGTGGTCAGATGGAAGGCTGGGGAGTATCCTATTTGAGATTATTGTGGCAGTAATTATGGTTGGAGTGGCTGTATATCTGAATAATAAAAAAGTAGAGGTTTAGCAGCATACTTCTTGGCGATATGAACCACACGGGCGATCACGATCGTCCGTTTTTTTTATGATTTGAACATAAAGAATTCGACAAGTTATGAAGCCATTTCCAATTCTCATACGTAAATACATATATAGTATGGACTTTACCGGGCAGGTTTAATTTCAGCAAAAGGGGAGGATGTTATGGAACTATACTTCAGAGATAACTTTTTCAACGCAGGATACACCGAAATTATGGACGGGAATCAGGAGCAGGCCGGACATTTGGATCTGAAAAGTCTATTTGGTTCTTCACTAGATGTATTCGGTCCAGAAGGGCTGATCTGCAGTGGTCGATTCGGGATGTTAAGCAATCGCTGGGATGTCACTTCAGTGGATGGAAGACACCTTGGGGTCCTCCGAGCCAGAATGAGCTTTTTTAGTAAACGATACGAATACGATGCTGGACCGCGAGGAATCTATGAAGTATCTGCACCGGCATTTTCCCAGGAATATGATGTCACGGGAATGGGCGGCAGAATTGTGGCTGGCTTCAGGCGTACGAGCGGCTGGTTCAGTTCAGGAGCTTTTGTATTGAGTAACGAGTCCGAGCAGCTGGATACCTATGAATTGATTGCTGTCGTTATGGGTGTGCATGCCATCAACAAAAGACGGAATTCCGCTGCCACATAGCGCACAGATGAACAACCCGAACCATATGGTTCGGGTTGTTGTTTGTTATGTGGACACCTTGGCCTCGGAAGTCAGACCCGGCTCACCTTGAGGTTCCGGATCTGCGTAGCGTGCAAGCACCTTGGCTGCTGTCTCGGACATGCGATTGAGCAGCATAACGTTGTCTACAATCCGCACCCGTTTGCCGAGAAAACGCATTTTGGACAACACATAATCCATCTCACTCCGGGGGATCGTCAGCTCAATCCGGTAGGTATGCTGAGCTTCCACATACGTTACCTGTTTCTCGAAGCAGGAGAAGGCATATAGAATTCGTGACAATTCCGTATTAAACTCCGGCAGTACTTCAATCGTGATGGTTGTCTTACGTTTCTCACTCAAATGGCGGATTTGCTCCGTATAACGCGAGACGTTTTCCGGTTCAAGGACCTCGGCCTCCGCAGTGATAATACTGCGCAGCTTGGTTGACATTAATTTCCCGAAACGGGGGGCGTACCAGAGCACATACCACTCTTTTTTGACCATGGAATATTCGAGCTTGTACGGGAATCCGAATTGATCCTGAATGATTCTTCCATTGCGGACATGCC contains:
- a CDS encoding alpha/beta hydrolase family protein codes for the protein MNSLRGITSEDLYQITWVNDPTPSPGGEQLVYVSRKTNDNRDGYSSHLRLLHLKSQKDRGFTSGDKDHSPSWSPDGSQLAFLREHEGKTQVWIIAADGGEARQVSQLKHGASSLIWSPDGQTLLVKSSVDMHSEAEEESNTDNKLPQELVVDRIRMKSDGGGLWNGRRSHLFHISVDGGEATPVTSGHFDVGDYAWSPDGTSIAWIAQLPEAGEEHNDFALTNHVYRANPDGSDITQLTPEGLTFSRLTYAPDGQSLALLASDRSYGNATLVKLYTLPISGGQPLCLTRDWDVQMNHSIVGDMRAHLTTTGPLFTRDGSSILCLATVHGSVRIARVALDGSQAEYILPAEKEFYQFAELENGDIVAAAADTQSPGDLFWYPHPDDHGAESIQLTRSNPQLEGEIRLSVPEMFWFDTSDGLQLQGWIMKPIGMVDGVKIPTILEIHGGPHMMYGFTFMHEFQMLAAQGYAVVYTNPRGGLGYGQQFVNACRGDYGGGDYRDLMETVDYALSTYEFIDETRLGVTGGSYGGFMTNWIVGHTDRFKAAVTQRSISNWLSFYGVSDIGYFFTEDQIGGNAWEDTELLWKHSPLAYVGNVKTPLLILHGEQDLRCPIEQAEQLYIALKRRRQTTRLVRFPGANHELSRGGHPHLRVRRLEHIAGWFNEHL
- a CDS encoding STM3941 family protein yields the protein MSTSYEQQHVEYPSRKRMGWLAAGAALFVAAGFFLMFSDSSDTGDSVISAVVGLVSVLFFGLCLAYSLVKMIKKEPSFVVNEQGFVDASSYTSGGFIPWKDVENIFMYELMGQSMIGVKLKDEQAFLDRQTGVKRKLMTVNTQMVDATVSIAQSSLSLPLEQLYIMMVGRWKRASEIYKPGQHDKL
- a CDS encoding aldo/keto reductase yields the protein MATHGAKNRTVLLPDGTSLPAIGQGTWYMGEDRSARAQEVRALRNGIELGMTVIDTAEMYAEGGAEEVTGEAIAECRDEVFLVSKVYPHHADRKQMVTACENSLRRLGTDRLDLYLLHWRGSVPLQETVQALEDLKHAGKILRWGVSNLDTEDMQELWDIPAGQHCAVNQVLYHAASRGIERDLLPWLRERNVPVMAYCPLAQGGRLRTQLLEHPVIRSIAAERGVTASQIALSWVIRDGDVLAIPKAVQLSHVAENAAAMDIVLTNEEVERLNEAFPAPAGKVPLDIV
- a CDS encoding GntR family transcriptional regulator — encoded protein: MAMEFDNNLPIYLQIMQYIKKQIVTGTLKAGDKIPSVRELAAELQINPNTVQRTFQELEREEVVETKRGLGRYVTSEESKIMTIKKEMAGELLERFLTGMQELGIEEQDIVTIVADAVAGGQLSQHSHEQGKGGAGHE
- a CDS encoding ABC transporter ATP-binding protein, whose amino-acid sequence is MSNVLELNHISKMYGGKRALSDVTLTVAPGRIVGLLGSNGSGKSTLMKLAAGLLHPSSGTIQITGKPVGLETKSLVSFMPDRPLTEKWMKVRDAIAYYRDFYADFDEAKAREMLDFMKLAEGDKVRHLSKGMNERLQLTLALSRKARLYLLDEPIGGVDPVARGKILDAIVKFYDEHSSLIISTHLVTDIERIFDEVIFIREGEKVMQEEVETLRVKYGKSVDEMFKEVYAE
- a CDS encoding WYL domain-containing protein; translation: MNLFEKMFNYQIMTRLNETGLFTWTSQERAWLRMMLNHTAAQEALTPSTYHKLRDMLDDEPDMNLQEYLTEKAKSEEHSVSHPLLHPLRKIIMNQQAFRLTGHVRNGRIIQDQFGFPYKLEYSMVKKEWYVLWYAPRFGKLMSTKLRSIITAEAEVLEPENVSRYTEQIRHLSEKRKTTITIEVLPEFNTELSRILYAFSCFEKQVTYVEAQHTYRIELTIPRSEMDYVLSKMRFLGKRVRIVDNVMLLNRMSETAAKVLARYADPEPQGEPGLTSEAKVST